One genomic segment of Arachis duranensis cultivar V14167 chromosome 4, aradu.V14167.gnm2.J7QH, whole genome shotgun sequence includes these proteins:
- the LOC107484788 gene encoding secreted RxLR effector protein 161-like, with translation MEVAHSNSGIHIYQRKYTMDLLRDLGYLDCKPLSTPFDYSQKLSKESGTILTDNTIYRQLIGRVLYLTNTRPHISYVVGRLSQFLNCAITSHLQAAFCVLRYLKGRPAISLFFSSTSNLHLTGFADADWATCVDTRRSVSDYCFMLGNSFVSWKSKKQTTVGKSSTEAEYRSLTIATCEASWLSFLMDFIGLPLQKSTTLTNSQPFTLPIIPSFMKEPNTLKWTATLFVKSICLGPFLANVSKLELLDLHNSSLQEGVT, from the exons ATGGAGGTAGCACACTCTAACTCTGGAATTCATATTTATCAGCGGAAGTACACCATGGACCTTCTTAGGGATTTAGGTTATCTAGATTGCAAGCCTCTCTCTACCCCATTTGATTATAGTCAAAAACTCTCAAAAGAATCAGGTACCATTTTAACAGACAACACTATTTACAGACAGCTTATCGGCCGAGTCCTTTACCTCACAAACACTAGACCCCATATCTCTTATGTTGTGGGACGTTTGAGCCAATTTTTGAACTGTGCAATCACTTCTCACCTACAGGCTGCTTTTTGCGTACTTCGATATTTAAAAGGCCGACCTGCAATTAGTCTATTCTTCTCCTCTACTTCTAATCTGCATCTCACTGGATTTGCCGATGCTGACTGGGCTACCTGTGTCGATACTCGTCGCTCTGTTTCCGATTATTGCTTCATGCTTGGGAACTCGTTTGTTAGCTGGAAGAGTAAGAAGCAAACCACAGTTGGCAAGTCCTCTACAGAAGCTGAATATAGGTCTCTTACTATTGCCACTTGTGAAGCTAGTTGGTTATCTTTCTTGATGGATTTCATTGGTTTGCCACTTCAAAAGTCTACCACTCTCACAAACAGTCAGCCATTCACGTTGCCAATAATCCCATCTTTCATGAAAGAACCAAACACATTAAAGTGGACTGCCACATTGTTCGTGAAAAGCATTTGTCTG GGTCCTTTTCTTGCTAATGTTTCCAAGCTAGAATTGTTAGATTTACACAATTCTAGCTTGCAGGAGGGTGTTAcctag